In a genomic window of Streptomyces pristinaespiralis:
- a CDS encoding iron-siderophore ABC transporter substrate-binding protein, which produces MSVGTRPGPTRIVRHIPRLVAAAVAALVLSACGGGTDGTASKPSQEAGAGSAAFPVTVEHKYGSTTIESEPKKVVTLGLSDQDAVLALGVKPVGSVDWFKEQPYGKWPWTKDLWGSTPPQIVGERDEYNMEKIAALQPDLIVAQYSGMKKEQYDTLSKIAKVVAQPKGHEDYQAPWQVMTEQIGKALGKEGETGKLIAGIDARFKAVRDEHPEWKGLTVTVGEPYEPGKFSAFSPKDPKVIFLSEMGFTTSEKYRAALGKENIADLSSERLDVMEADRTVWLGTPDTEKAMKADPLYKKTKVHQEKRDLFLPYDSPDIGAALSFNTVLSIPYAIDQVVPMLEAIK; this is translated from the coding sequence GTGTCCGTTGGTACACGCCCCGGTCCGACGAGGATCGTCAGACACATCCCCCGCCTGGTCGCGGCAGCCGTCGCCGCGCTGGTGCTCAGCGCCTGCGGCGGCGGCACGGACGGGACCGCGTCCAAGCCGTCCCAGGAGGCGGGGGCAGGTTCGGCGGCCTTCCCGGTCACGGTCGAGCACAAGTACGGCAGCACGACCATCGAGTCGGAGCCGAAGAAGGTCGTCACCCTCGGCCTGTCCGACCAGGACGCGGTGCTGGCCCTGGGCGTCAAGCCGGTCGGCTCCGTGGACTGGTTCAAGGAGCAGCCGTACGGCAAGTGGCCGTGGACCAAGGACCTGTGGGGCTCCACGCCGCCGCAGATCGTCGGCGAGCGCGACGAGTACAACATGGAGAAGATCGCGGCGCTCCAGCCGGACCTGATCGTGGCCCAGTACTCGGGCATGAAGAAGGAGCAGTACGACACCCTGTCCAAGATCGCCAAGGTGGTCGCACAGCCGAAGGGCCACGAGGACTACCAGGCACCCTGGCAGGTCATGACCGAGCAGATCGGCAAGGCCCTCGGCAAGGAGGGCGAGACCGGGAAGCTCATCGCCGGCATCGACGCGCGCTTCAAGGCCGTCCGCGACGAGCACCCGGAGTGGAAGGGCCTGACGGTCACCGTCGGCGAGCCGTACGAGCCGGGCAAGTTCTCCGCCTTCTCGCCCAAGGACCCCAAGGTCATCTTCCTGAGCGAGATGGGCTTCACCACCTCGGAGAAGTACCGCGCCGCCCTCGGCAAGGAGAACATCGCCGACCTCAGCTCCGAGCGTCTCGACGTCATGGAGGCCGACCGGACGGTGTGGCTCGGCACTCCCGACACGGAGAAGGCCATGAAGGCCGACCCGCTCTACAAGAAGACGAAGGTCCACCAGGAGAAGCGGGACCTGTTCCTGCCGTACGACAGCCCGGACATCGGCGCCGCGCTCTCCTTCAACACGGTGCTGTCGATCCCCTACGCCATCGACCAGGTCGTCCCGATGCTCGAGGCGATCAAGTAG